From Acinonyx jubatus isolate Ajub_Pintada_27869175 chromosome B2, VMU_Ajub_asm_v1.0, whole genome shotgun sequence, a single genomic window includes:
- the SMIM8 gene encoding small integral membrane protein 8: MSSAPESPGFKKEPPKEKDFKNPGLRGVRTTTLFRAVNPELFIKPNKPVMAFGLITLSLCVAYIGYLHASQENTKDLYEAIDSEGHSYMRRKTSKWD, encoded by the exons ATGTCTTCAGCACCAGAGTCTCCCGGCTTTAAAAAGGAACCACCCAAGGAGAAAGACTTTAAAAACCCAGGGCTCAGAGGAGTCCGCACGACAACCTTATTTCGGGCTGTGAATCCAGAGCTCTTCATTAAACCT aaCAAACCTGTAATGGCTTTTGGACTGATAACCCTTTCCCTTTGCGTGGCTTATATTGGTTATCTACATGCATCCCAGGAGAATACAAAGGATCTCTACGAAGCTATTGATAGTGAGGGGCACAGTTATATGAGGAGGAAAACATCTAAATGGGATTAA